A genomic segment from Lignipirellula cremea encodes:
- a CDS encoding sodium:solute symporter family protein — translation MDPLALKSNFAALDWVIVGVYLSLSLLIGVWANRYIHNTKAYLIGGGKAGSSLNAATYVGTTLGLVTLMYAAIDAFSHGFAFVTLALIGLGTGLLLGCTGLVIGPLRRMNLMTIPEYFEKRYSRRLRVAGGCICALAGILNMGLFPKMGATFLTYSTGMQNMAGDANDTVNLITSLLILMVLFYTVLGGMVSVIITDYIQFVVLSLGMGLGVYFCLTHPDLGWQTMLSTIAEHRGERMFNPLAADSGYGWTWILFNCLVFLYAGFCWAPEASRSLTARDESAARRTFLLASPGMFVRLAIPALWAVAAFTLVAQSEELTGYFFPDGLANDPAHAAEAMPATLAFVTPTGLLGLLVAGMLAAFMSTHDSYLLCWSSVITRDIVGPLVRRPLTDGQEILITRISVIVIGLFLLVWGVWYELTDSVWTYMAVSGTIYMSGAGVVLLGGLYWSRASTVGAWAAMLSGLLALLGLFLEPVNTQLAELEFDFAVSGPAFGLFVYAFCGAMFVVFSLLFPDKTPHPASAPIEEAR, via the coding sequence TTGGATCCGCTCGCCCTCAAATCCAACTTCGCCGCCCTGGACTGGGTCATTGTCGGCGTTTACCTGTCGCTGTCGCTGCTGATCGGAGTCTGGGCCAATCGGTACATCCACAACACCAAGGCGTATCTCATTGGGGGAGGCAAGGCCGGCTCCTCGCTCAATGCGGCCACCTATGTAGGCACCACGCTGGGGCTGGTCACGCTGATGTACGCGGCCATTGATGCGTTCAGCCATGGCTTTGCCTTTGTGACGCTGGCTTTGATCGGCCTGGGGACGGGCCTGCTGTTGGGCTGCACCGGTCTGGTGATTGGTCCGCTGCGGCGGATGAACCTGATGACCATCCCCGAGTATTTTGAAAAACGGTACAGCCGGCGGCTGCGGGTCGCCGGCGGTTGCATTTGCGCCCTGGCCGGCATTTTGAACATGGGCCTGTTCCCCAAAATGGGCGCCACCTTTTTGACGTATTCCACCGGCATGCAGAATATGGCCGGCGACGCGAACGACACCGTCAACCTGATTACCTCCTTGCTGATTCTGATGGTGCTGTTTTATACGGTGCTGGGCGGCATGGTCAGTGTGATCATTACCGACTATATCCAGTTCGTGGTGCTCAGCCTGGGAATGGGGCTGGGCGTTTACTTTTGTCTGACGCATCCGGATCTGGGATGGCAGACGATGCTCAGCACGATCGCCGAGCATCGCGGGGAGCGGATGTTCAACCCGCTGGCCGCCGACAGCGGTTACGGCTGGACGTGGATCCTGTTCAACTGCCTGGTCTTCCTGTACGCCGGGTTCTGCTGGGCGCCGGAAGCATCGCGTTCTTTGACCGCCCGCGATGAATCAGCGGCACGACGCACGTTTTTACTGGCCTCGCCGGGCATGTTTGTGCGGCTGGCCATTCCGGCGTTATGGGCGGTGGCGGCTTTTACCCTGGTCGCGCAGAGCGAAGAGCTGACCGGCTATTTCTTTCCCGACGGTCTGGCGAATGATCCGGCCCATGCGGCGGAAGCGATGCCCGCGACCCTGGCCTTTGTAACGCCGACCGGTCTGCTGGGACTGCTGGTGGCCGGGATGCTGGCGGCGTTCATGTCGACGCACGATTCTTACCTGTTGTGCTGGTCGAGCGTGATTACCCGCGACATTGTCGGCCCGCTGGTCCGACGCCCTTTGACCGATGGCCAGGAGATTCTGATCACTCGCATCAGTGTGATTGTGATTGGCCTGTTCCTGCTGGTGTGGGGCGTGTGGTACGAGCTGACCGACAGTGTCTGGACGTACATGGCGGTTTCCGGCACCATTTATATGAGCGGCGCCGGCGTGGTGCTGCTGGGCGGGCTGTACTGGAGTCGGGCTTCAACCGTCGGCGCCTGGGCGGCGATGCTGTCGGGGTTGCTGGCGCTGCTGGGTTTGTTCCTGGAGCCCGTGAATACCCAACTCGCGGAGCTGGAGTTCGACTTTGCCGTTTCTGGCCCGGCGTTTGGACTGTTTGTGTACGCCTTTTGCGGCGCCATGTTTGTCGTGTTCTCGCTCCTGTTCCCCGACAAGACGCCGCACCCGGCGTCCGCCCCGATTGAGGAGGCGCGCTAA
- a CDS encoding ABC transporter permease translates to MTEGPSYLRVLLTFARNSLVRDMTFRTNFILQSVTSLAWALMNVGFYLIVFDLDKNMHIGQHTGWGKWEFFVFLATTWFINSLVQTFFMPNAEEFSELIRTGNLDFALLKPIDTQFLISFQKMDWSSLANFVAAVVLLAISLTHLLNDRPDFVISPVTVFLYPLYILVGSAIMYSVMICLASTSIWLGRNQTLYNFWFYITNFSRYPMEIYARGWGMPLWGLFTFVIPVLLVVNVPARLLAQPLDPRAWWEWPLAGMAILSAILSLLLSRGVFLLALRSYRSASS, encoded by the coding sequence ATGACTGAAGGCCCGTCGTATCTGCGCGTCTTGCTGACCTTTGCGCGCAATAGCCTGGTGCGCGACATGACGTTTCGCACGAACTTTATCCTGCAGTCGGTCACGTCGCTGGCCTGGGCCCTGATGAATGTGGGCTTTTATCTGATTGTGTTCGATCTCGACAAGAACATGCACATCGGCCAGCATACGGGCTGGGGGAAGTGGGAGTTCTTTGTGTTTCTGGCGACCACCTGGTTTATTAACAGCCTGGTGCAGACTTTTTTCATGCCAAACGCCGAAGAGTTCAGCGAGCTGATCCGCACCGGCAATCTTGACTTTGCGTTGCTGAAACCGATCGATACCCAGTTTTTGATATCGTTCCAGAAAATGGACTGGTCGTCTCTGGCCAATTTTGTCGCAGCGGTCGTGCTGCTGGCGATCAGCCTGACGCACCTGTTGAACGACCGGCCTGATTTTGTCATTTCTCCGGTGACGGTATTCTTGTATCCGCTGTATATCCTGGTCGGCTCGGCCATCATGTACAGTGTGATGATCTGCCTGGCCTCGACCAGTATCTGGCTGGGAAGAAACCAGACGCTGTATAACTTCTGGTTTTATATCACCAACTTCTCCCGCTACCCGATGGAAATCTACGCGCGGGGCTGGGGGATGCCGCTGTGGGGCTTGTTCACGTTTGTGATTCCCGTGCTGCTGGTGGTGAATGTTCCGGCCCGCCTGCTGGCCCAGCCGCTGGATCCCAGGGCGTGGTGGGAATGGCCGCTCGCCGGCATGGCGATCCTGTCGGCGATCCTGTCGCTGCTACTCTCCCGCGGCGTATTCCTGCTCGCCTTGCGCAGTTATCGGAGCGCTAGCAGTTAA
- a CDS encoding dihydrofolate reductase has translation MTSPPNSPALTLIVALSENRVIGREGDMPWRQSGDLKRFKALTMGHPILMGRKTFESIGRPLPGRRMIVVTRQSTLAGAPEVCHSLPEAIAAAQSVTTEHADQAPFVIGGGEIYRLALPLADRIYLTRIHATIDGDTHFPDLPEGQWRQVSRERHPADSRNQYDYSFEEWTRIAPAADQ, from the coding sequence ATGACTTCCCCTCCCAACTCGCCGGCGCTGACTCTCATCGTCGCACTCAGCGAGAATCGCGTGATTGGTCGCGAAGGCGACATGCCCTGGCGGCAGTCGGGCGATTTGAAACGCTTCAAAGCGCTCACGATGGGACATCCGATCCTGATGGGACGGAAGACGTTCGAAAGCATCGGCCGGCCGCTGCCTGGGCGGCGGATGATCGTTGTCACCCGCCAGTCGACGCTGGCCGGGGCGCCGGAAGTTTGCCACAGCCTGCCGGAAGCGATCGCGGCGGCCCAGTCCGTCACGACCGAACACGCCGATCAAGCGCCGTTTGTGATCGGCGGCGGAGAGATTTATCGCTTGGCCCTGCCGCTGGCCGATCGGATCTATCTTACGCGCATCCACGCCACGATCGACGGCGACACGCATTTCCCCGATTTGCCCGAGGGCCAGTGGCGTCAGGTCTCCCGCGAACGCCATCCGGCCGACAGCCGGAACCAGTACGATTACAGCTTTGAGGAATGGACGCGCATCGCTCCCGCGGCGGATCAATAG
- a CDS encoding DUF6797 domain-containing protein → MRISWAVLLPGLLLVAAVCRPAPAQSPGSEMDYGPALCHTITFRLPADPNAPGWPGAVTRTMNADLPGDAVLCYDMDRLAVAGWWRGPLIDASRTHLTSYKGGLPPRPGAKPAYENLESPGWKADSDALQLIGYHQHDRQVVLEYHVDGRQVLELPTAAGPCFCRTLAIGPGEQTLRWLPFHLPGATVALGDDLSAVASGDLPLVAMLQGDTEKLAWKFADDQLELVIPPSQETRLLSLWFREGDDLPGLEETAQANPPQDPAKLLAGGPRRWTDVVTQGTRAKDDAAYVVDDLRVPENPFGSWMRLTGIAAFPDGRLIATTLSGDVWIVSWPHTTAGDDLSQITWRRFAVGLYEPLGVQIVDGLIYVRGRDRITRLHDRNQDGEADFYENFHSAGQIGPSYHAFLFDLVTDAEGNFYFARSGRKAPSPGEVVKVSPDGKQREIVATQMRHANGLGAGGPHNWVLVADNPDGKFPSGASIVRPGKRYGFNGPRTEPMLYILPPKVDTSSGSQCWTDAKRWGPLGGVIAHTSFSTSQMTYVMVQDSKPHPSGFAVQFPFPFKSGVMRLCVSPLDGQLYVAGQRGWDTNAAIDGAISRIRYTGKKAYVVTGAAAVKAGVELKFSCPLDPESVDYDNFYAERIGAGVKEIEIDDVELLDDHTVLVRIPDLDPAAILDKRSTRNGGEQEYLVLDPLAIEFRIKAKDGVEIKETVYATINGN, encoded by the coding sequence ATGCGTATTTCCTGGGCCGTTCTGCTGCCTGGCTTGCTTCTTGTCGCCGCCGTATGTCGACCGGCGCCGGCCCAGTCGCCGGGGTCGGAAATGGACTATGGCCCGGCCTTGTGCCATACGATCACCTTTCGTCTGCCGGCCGATCCCAACGCGCCTGGCTGGCCCGGGGCGGTCACCCGGACGATGAACGCCGATCTGCCGGGCGACGCCGTGCTCTGCTACGACATGGATCGGCTCGCGGTCGCCGGCTGGTGGCGCGGCCCGCTGATCGATGCCAGCCGGACGCACCTGACAAGTTACAAAGGCGGACTGCCGCCGCGGCCCGGGGCCAAACCGGCATACGAGAATCTTGAGTCGCCCGGCTGGAAAGCGGACAGCGACGCCTTGCAGCTGATCGGCTACCACCAGCACGATCGCCAGGTGGTGCTGGAATACCACGTGGACGGACGCCAAGTGCTGGAACTGCCGACGGCGGCCGGGCCCTGTTTCTGTCGCACGCTGGCGATCGGCCCCGGCGAACAAACGCTCCGCTGGCTGCCGTTCCACCTGCCCGGCGCGACCGTCGCCCTGGGCGATGATCTTTCCGCCGTCGCCAGCGGCGACCTGCCGCTGGTCGCCATGCTGCAGGGGGACACCGAGAAACTCGCCTGGAAATTCGCCGACGACCAGCTGGAACTGGTCATTCCGCCGTCGCAGGAAACACGTCTGCTAAGCCTGTGGTTTCGCGAAGGGGACGACCTCCCGGGCCTGGAAGAAACGGCCCAGGCGAACCCGCCCCAGGACCCGGCGAAGTTGCTCGCCGGCGGTCCCCGCCGCTGGACCGATGTCGTTACGCAGGGAACCCGGGCCAAGGACGACGCGGCCTATGTGGTCGACGATCTTCGCGTGCCGGAGAACCCGTTCGGCTCCTGGATGCGGCTGACCGGAATCGCGGCCTTCCCTGACGGTCGACTGATCGCCACCACGCTGAGCGGCGATGTCTGGATCGTCTCCTGGCCGCATACGACCGCCGGCGACGATCTGTCGCAGATTACCTGGCGACGGTTTGCCGTGGGTCTGTACGAACCGCTGGGAGTACAGATCGTCGACGGTTTGATCTATGTGCGCGGCCGCGATCGGATTACCCGGTTGCACGACCGGAACCAGGATGGGGAAGCCGACTTTTACGAGAACTTCCATTCGGCCGGGCAGATCGGGCCCAGCTACCATGCCTTTCTGTTTGACCTGGTGACCGATGCGGAAGGGAACTTTTACTTTGCCCGCTCCGGACGGAAGGCTCCGTCGCCCGGCGAGGTGGTCAAGGTCAGCCCCGACGGCAAGCAGCGGGAGATCGTCGCCACGCAGATGCGGCACGCCAACGGACTGGGCGCCGGGGGCCCGCATAACTGGGTGCTGGTGGCCGATAACCCTGACGGGAAGTTTCCGTCAGGCGCCTCGATCGTTCGTCCCGGCAAGCGGTACGGTTTCAACGGTCCGCGGACGGAGCCGATGCTGTACATCCTGCCGCCCAAGGTCGATACGTCGTCGGGCTCGCAGTGCTGGACCGACGCCAAACGCTGGGGCCCGTTGGGCGGCGTGATTGCGCATACGTCTTTCAGCACCAGCCAGATGACGTACGTCATGGTGCAGGACTCCAAACCGCATCCCAGCGGCTTTGCGGTGCAGTTCCCGTTCCCCTTCAAGTCGGGCGTCATGCGGCTGTGCGTCAGTCCGCTCGACGGCCAGTTGTACGTGGCCGGGCAGCGGGGCTGGGACACCAACGCCGCGATCGACGGCGCCATCAGTCGCATCCGCTACACGGGGAAAAAAGCGTATGTGGTGACGGGGGCCGCGGCCGTGAAGGCGGGCGTGGAACTGAAGTTCTCCTGTCCGCTGGATCCGGAGTCGGTCGACTACGACAACTTTTATGCGGAACGGATCGGGGCCGGCGTGAAGGAGATCGAGATCGACGATGTCGAACTGCTGGACGACCACACGGTGCTGGTCCGCATCCCGGATCTGGACCCGGCCGCCATCCTGGACAAACGCTCTACCCGGAATGGCGGCGAACAGGAATACCTGGTGCTCGACCCGCTGGCGATTGAATTCCGGATCAAAGCCAAAGACGGCGTCGAAATTAAAGAGACCGTGTACGCCACCATCAATGGGAATTGA
- a CDS encoding OmpA family protein produces the protein MPLRLILLACAVAPFVGCGMFKKDTSGARFQVERQQLINRVNAEMQLKQELELANRELNEKLAEAEKEVARYAMQGGGNPSVQQPQLEQLAAQSPSLTYSRQERLARFQDDIAFAPGQAELDAAGRASLDQLVGLMQQPHAQGSRVVIASEGNDASGQSRVELGAGRAAAVAAYLRQRGLTEENFGGLSITGGPAAPGSGRVALYLAEPNAPVIASQLGTSLFR, from the coding sequence ATGCCGCTCCGCCTAATCCTCCTCGCTTGCGCTGTGGCGCCTTTCGTCGGGTGCGGCATGTTCAAAAAGGACACCTCCGGCGCCCGGTTCCAGGTCGAACGGCAGCAATTGATCAATCGGGTCAACGCCGAGATGCAGCTGAAACAGGAGCTGGAACTGGCGAACCGCGAGCTGAATGAAAAGCTGGCCGAAGCCGAAAAAGAAGTCGCCCGTTACGCCATGCAGGGCGGCGGGAACCCCAGCGTGCAGCAGCCCCAGCTGGAACAGCTGGCGGCCCAGTCCCCCAGTCTGACGTACAGTCGCCAGGAACGGCTGGCCCGTTTCCAGGACGACATCGCCTTTGCCCCCGGTCAGGCCGAGCTCGATGCAGCTGGCCGCGCCTCGCTGGATCAACTGGTCGGCCTGATGCAGCAACCACACGCCCAGGGATCCCGCGTTGTCATCGCCAGCGAAGGGAACGACGCCAGCGGCCAGTCCCGCGTGGAACTGGGAGCCGGTCGAGCCGCGGCAGTCGCCGCCTATTTGCGGCAGCGCGGACTGACCGAAGAAAACTTCGGCGGCCTCAGCATCACCGGGGGCCCTGCAGCCCCCGGCTCCGGCCGTGTCGCCTTGTACCTGGCCGAACCGAACGCCCCGGTGATCGCCTCGCAACTCGGCACAAGCCTGTTCCGCTAG
- the cysS gene encoding cysteine--tRNA ligase: MSAALETTTLRQPAGAIAMSLRVYNTLSKAKEPFETVEPGKVGMYLCGPTVYKASHIGHMVGPVIFDTVKRYLTHCGYQVSWVVNITDVDDKLIAESKKRSLTMAQVADEMTADYLKNLKSFGVDQIDSMPKATEYMDEIIALIGSLIEKDFAYAVDGDVFFDVAKDSEYGKLSNRTAEGAQGEGGGAAAKKRSPSDFALWKAAKPEEPAWDSPWGKGRPGWHIECSAMSRKVLGESFDIHGGGLDLVFPHHENEIAQSECAHGKPMARYWMHNGLMRAAAAGKVGGRTDREAEANGGEATVDTKISRSKGAGGLAELVATHTGERLRFFLLRTHYRSTIVFGEEGIAEAGAALETFYRFFERYERITGEKYHDLPAALQRTEGDFTPGDDPLLQQVAARRERYLAHMDDDFNSAAAVSELFEMLREINKFVDAEQLEEAAKRDDAKLAALRQAALVLRELTTIFGLFQEMPKKTGGGDDALVGKLIELLIQVRNDSRANKNFAAADMVRDGLKAAGVTLEDRKDGTGWRIE; the protein is encoded by the coding sequence ATGTCTGCTGCCCTGGAAACGACCACTCTCCGCCAACCCGCCGGCGCCATTGCCATGTCACTGCGAGTCTACAACACGCTGTCCAAAGCCAAAGAACCCTTTGAAACGGTCGAGCCCGGCAAGGTCGGCATGTACCTGTGCGGACCCACGGTTTACAAGGCGTCGCACATTGGCCATATGGTGGGCCCCGTCATTTTCGATACGGTCAAACGCTATCTGACCCACTGCGGTTACCAGGTTTCCTGGGTGGTGAATATCACCGATGTCGACGACAAGCTGATCGCCGAATCCAAAAAACGCAGCCTCACGATGGCCCAGGTCGCCGACGAAATGACGGCCGACTATTTGAAAAACCTGAAGTCCTTCGGCGTGGATCAGATCGACTCCATGCCGAAAGCGACCGAATACATGGACGAAATCATCGCCCTGATCGGCTCGCTGATTGAGAAGGACTTCGCCTATGCGGTCGACGGCGACGTGTTCTTCGATGTGGCCAAAGATTCGGAATACGGCAAGCTCAGCAACCGCACGGCTGAAGGCGCGCAAGGGGAAGGCGGCGGAGCAGCCGCCAAAAAACGCTCCCCCAGCGACTTCGCTTTGTGGAAAGCGGCCAAACCCGAAGAGCCCGCCTGGGACAGCCCCTGGGGGAAAGGGCGCCCCGGCTGGCACATCGAATGCTCCGCCATGAGCCGCAAGGTGCTGGGCGAATCGTTCGACATCCACGGCGGCGGACTCGACCTGGTCTTTCCCCATCATGAAAATGAAATCGCCCAGAGCGAGTGCGCCCATGGCAAACCGATGGCCCGTTACTGGATGCACAACGGCCTGATGCGGGCCGCGGCGGCCGGCAAAGTCGGCGGCCGCACCGATCGTGAAGCCGAAGCCAATGGCGGCGAAGCCACGGTCGACACCAAAATCAGCCGCTCCAAAGGGGCCGGCGGTCTGGCCGAACTGGTCGCAACCCACACGGGCGAGCGGCTCCGCTTTTTCCTGCTCCGCACCCATTACCGCAGCACCATTGTCTTCGGCGAAGAAGGCATCGCCGAGGCTGGCGCCGCGCTCGAGACGTTCTACCGCTTCTTCGAACGCTACGAGCGGATCACAGGCGAAAAATACCACGACCTGCCTGCCGCCCTGCAGCGGACCGAAGGCGACTTTACCCCCGGCGACGACCCGCTACTGCAGCAGGTGGCGGCCCGTCGGGAACGCTACCTGGCCCACATGGACGACGACTTCAACTCGGCCGCGGCGGTCAGCGAACTGTTCGAGATGCTTCGCGAAATCAACAAGTTCGTCGACGCCGAGCAGCTGGAAGAAGCGGCCAAACGGGACGACGCAAAACTGGCCGCCCTGCGGCAGGCGGCTTTGGTGCTGCGGGAACTGACCACGATTTTTGGCCTGTTCCAGGAGATGCCCAAAAAGACCGGCGGCGGCGATGACGCTCTGGTGGGCAAACTGATCGAACTGCTGATCCAGGTGCGGAATGATTCCCGGGCGAACAAGAACTTTGCGGCCGCCGATATGGTCCGCGATGGCTTGAAGGCAGCCGGCGTGACGCTGGAAGACCGGAAAGACGGCACCGGATGGCGCATCGAGTAG
- the ispF gene encoding 2-C-methyl-D-erythritol 2,4-cyclodiphosphate synthase yields the protein MYRIGIGHDTHRLEAGGPLVLGGVLIPHDRQAVGHSDADVLLHALTDALLGAAALGDIGDLFPDTDPANRGRDSGEMLRLAYEKVQATGATIANLDCIVFAQRPKITPHKNAIRQRIAELLHLETDCVNVKAKTGEHVGPVGREEAIMAECIVLLTR from the coding sequence ATGTACCGTATTGGAATAGGTCACGACACACATCGGCTGGAAGCAGGCGGTCCCCTGGTGCTGGGGGGCGTGCTGATTCCGCACGATCGCCAGGCCGTCGGACACAGCGACGCCGATGTGCTGCTCCATGCGCTCACCGACGCCCTGCTGGGGGCGGCCGCCCTGGGCGACATTGGCGATTTGTTCCCGGATACCGATCCCGCCAACCGCGGTCGGGATTCGGGAGAAATGCTGCGCCTGGCTTATGAGAAAGTCCAGGCGACCGGAGCGACCATTGCGAATCTGGACTGCATCGTCTTTGCCCAGCGGCCCAAAATCACTCCCCACAAAAACGCCATTCGCCAGCGCATCGCCGAACTGCTCCACCTGGAAACGGACTGCGTCAACGTGAAGGCTAAAACGGGAGAGCACGTCGGCCCCGTCGGTCGCGAAGAAGCGATCATGGCCGAGTGCATCGTGCTGCTCACGCGTTAA